In Cynocephalus volans isolate mCynVol1 chromosome 3, mCynVol1.pri, whole genome shotgun sequence, one DNA window encodes the following:
- the LOC134372446 gene encoding vomeronasal type-1 receptor 1-like, with protein sequence MGHTSLEMGTIFLMQTGAGILGNSFLLFLYTFTLLTGKKKRPSDLILNQLVLANNLALFSRGIPHTMAAFGLKYFLDDAGCKVVLYFHRVSRGISLSTTCLLGGYQAIKLSPRTFWWMEFRNRTPKCIGFCSFLFWILQLLVNVYIPVRVISPRSSKNVTVQINYGYCFLFKPNRFMSLFHAVIFSFIDIMCLGFMVCASSSMIFILRRHKQQVQHIHSHRLSSRPFHEARATHTILILVSMFVSCYCLSAILILCVTLIANPRRWLLDTSVLVTSCFPVFSPFVLISSDSRVSQVCSVFCPRKKVLFFKYG encoded by the coding sequence ATGGGCCACACCAGCTTGGAAATGGGGACCATCTTTCTTATGCAGACTGGAGCAGGCATCCTGGGaaactcctttctcctttttctttatacCTTCACTTTGCtcactggaaaaaagaaaagaccctcAGACCTGATTCTCAACCAGCTGGTCTTAGCCAATAATTTGGCTCTTTTCTCCAGAGGAATTCCTCATACAATGGCAGCTTTTGGATTGAAATATTTCCTGGATGATGctggatgtaaagttgttttataCTTTCACAGAGTGTCCAGAGGGATTTCTCTCAGCACTACCTGCCTTCTGGGTGGCTACCAGGCTATAAAGCTTTCCCCCAGAACCTTTTGGTGGATGGAGTTCAGAAACAGAACTCCAAAATGCATTGGTTTCTGTAGTTTCCTCTTCTGGATCCTACAACTCTTAGTAAATGTCTATATTCCTGTGAGAGTGATTAGCCCAAGAAGCAGCAAAAATGTAACGGTACAAATAAACTATGGATACTGTTTCTTATTTAAACCAAACAGATTTATGAGCTTATTCCATGCAGTCATATTCTCATTCATTGATATCATGTGTTTGGGTTTCATGGTCTGTGCCAGTAGCTCCATGATTTTTATCCTAAGAAGGCACAAGCAGCAAGTCCAACACATTCACAGCCACAGACTCTCCTCCAGACCTTTTCACGAGGCCAGAGCCACACACACCATCCTGATCCTGGTGAGCATGTTTGTCTCCTGTTATTGTCTCTCTGCCATTTTGATTCTTTGTGTTACTCTAATTGCAAATCCAAGACGGTGGCTGCTGGACACCTCTGTGCTGGTAACTTCATGTTTCCCAGTATTCAGCCCCTTTGTACTAATCAGCAGTGACAGCCGTGTCTCTCAGGTTTGCTCTGTATTCTGCCCCAGAAAAAAAGTGCTTTTTTTCAAATATGGTTAA